TTTCCCTTGCTGCTACCCCTTTTCTTCTCCTCTCTAGCCTGTTACCCTCGCCCTCTGGTCATCCTCATTCCCcttcttcccttttctctcatgtGCAACCCAACCCTCTACCACATACCCTCAAGTCCTACCTCTTCCCCTGTCACGTTTTCCCTCCTCTGTTTTTTTTCCTacggtgctttttttttttttttttttttttctgttttcattTTGGCTTTCTTTGAGTTTTGTCTCAGTTTGTTTGAGCTTTGTCTCAATTCTCTAAGCTTGTCTCAGATCAGAACCTGTAGACACCTTTCTGCTCCGATGTTTCATTCCGTCGTGAGTCCACAACTACCAACCACTGCTTCTCAACCTCGGGTGTTTCTCCTCAGTGATGTGCTTGGGTTTTGGGTGGCTGTTAAAATGCTTTTTGCACTATTTGGTAGGATTATGGGAACGCTCATAGCGCGGGTGGCTCGCTCACCCCCATTTTCCTTTGATCCGATTGCTGCTATTGGTTCGATTTTTGGTGGTGGCGGCCTTTCGATGGAGGCGCGTCAAATTTGGTGGTGGTTGCTGGTTTCCTctttatttttagggtttttgttgTCTTTTAGCTATGCCTTTTCGACTTTgtgttgtatttgctttttcTTGATGGACTTGTATTTCGGTTGGAGATGTTTTTTGGACTCTCTATTCCTCGTATTAATCTCTTTGTTTAATGAAAAAGTATCTtagtttgtccaaaaaaaaaaagagatgggTTGGACCTGCTCTTTCTGTTTCTTTCTCTAATGTCATAATTGTTAAAGAAATATTTTGGCACAACGAATGAACATTTTCtcactctcttttctttcttcaaaagcaacaaaaatatatacatttcttcttgattttctctttCTTGTCCCTTATCTGAGGTCATGCATGGTTTCTCAAATCTAAGTTTTATGTATAAAATGTGTAGCCCACATCACAAGCATGACCGTGAGAGAGCTGACAATTGATCTCAAGATTAGGTTGCTCTAAAACTAATAGTACAGGAAGATTCACATATAATTATGGCAAAAGTTGCAGCTTCTGTACGTAGCTGGTGGAGAACAGAAGAAGTCGGATGGTTAAGTCATTTGCCCTGTACATATCATGATATAAAAGTACTAAATATCAAAGAGGGTTGCACATATATACAACAGCTAAGAGACAATTATGCAAGGGGAATAAGACGAGACAACATTGTCATTTATGCTAATTTTATTAAGGAAATCAAAATATGTGATATACCCCTTGTCCTAGACGGAtcagtattttttttatagaaaaattgCCAAATTTCATACTGTATGTATGATTCAACACTTAATCACCCGTTAGCCCATCAAGAGTGAGATTTTATCCTAATAAACCTCGATGTATTTAGGAATAGACTTGTATAATATATTGAAATTTGTTTTGTCAATTTTGATCAAACGTGAGATTCTCAACACAAAGTGATATTAGTTTAGTGGGACTGCTCTTTTCACTTTTAAATTAGGTCATAAATCCGAATCAACATCTCCATAAAGGTTCAAAATTAACCAATTTCTTTACTTAATTGTATACATAAACTAGAAAAACAACCCAATCTTATAAACAAAGGTTTATATGTTTTACGTACCTTCCTGTGTTCTTGTCCTTGcattaaaataaacaagttttgttGAACTACTATTACTTATAAGatttggaaaaataataatcaatAAAATTAGAGgccatttgttttaattttaaatatcacAAAATATATCCCTTAGACTCATAAGTTTAGGAGATAAAATTGTCGTTGACGTATTCGGTTAGGCTTTTTCTTCAATTGTACTCGACAACATTAGTGATGTAATATGCACCTAATCTTGTAAGTACTCAGAAAATCATGTACCAAATACGTAAAGGCAGTTGCAATAGTTGATAATTCATGCTTGTTTCCTTCACAAAGATCCTCTCAGATTTGGAACCTATTATATTAAGTCAATTGTGAAGAAGAAGTCAAGCAACCAAGGTCAGACCTTGCATGGTTGAATTCAACGCCTTGGGCTCCCCTTAGGGTTTAGGCTTGGAACCTGATTTGGTTCAACCCAAAAGAAGTTGGAGGTTTTGTAGTTGAGTTGAGttgctttttcctttttctgacCCAGTTCATATTGTATATGGGTTGATGTTTTTTCTATTGGCCCATTGTCCTGTCGATCTCGCCAAAAATTGCACAATGTCTTGACTCTCCGCATAACCATAACAAATCAAAGACTAGAGCTTATATTCAGCAAAAATTATTTGATATTACACGTTTACTTGGAAAATTTCCTGATATTACATCTATTTTTTAATCCAATACATTTCTCGTTCTAAGTTGGTAAACATGTTATTAGTTTTtcgataaataaaaaaagaacacAATGAgccttaattagttaattaaaaaaactcaACGCAGGGTGATAGTTCAAACGACATCATCCACACCTCCCTCTCTCTAATGTTCAACTGATGCTTTTTCTTTCTCATAGTTGCTGATTGTGTGAGATTCAAAATCACAATTAAgagaagaatatcactaaatcAATAGTTAGCTATTTGATGCATTGTGTTGAAAACAAAATCATTATTTATTTGGaatagagaactttaacgaaaatcttctggtactatttactttaacgaaaaaccatatttttacactaaaaagtcaatcatagtactatacattttaccctttattttgtccttatcgttaaaactcaaagttttcaaacaattttcattagtttttctttggaATATGCACTGaaaattaaatcaaaactaGTAAGGTCATTCCCTAATTAATTGCACTTCCGCTTGCACTATTCTGTCAAGTGGCAACCAGGCCATTATCCAATCCAAGGGTTTCGGTGTCAAAAGCCAAGCACAAGTAGCGTCTGATGTGCCCATTTCTTCTAGTGGGGACCAATATGACATTGACAAGCCAACAGCACTTGACCAGAGTGCAATCCGCACATGCTGCCATGACTTTATACGCTTGCCACCTTCCTAAGCAAAGGAAATTATGCAACCGAAAAAATACAAAAAGGCTAGAAAATTTGTTGAATCTCATCATCTTTCAAGCGAAATTTCTCAGGATTCCTTTTCAGTCACATCTCAATCCACTTTCTGGCAAAGGTAATCCTCTCTAATCATATGTTTATGAAATCCTTAATCCTTTGTCCTCTTCACATGTTGATCTCTCTCATAAGTGAACccacttttcctttttcttgcaCATGAGTTGGTGAGGCGCACATTTTCTTCCCAACTGGATAAGATTTGTGTGTATGGGAATTCAGTTAGAAGATCAATAGATATCACAAGCAATTGTAAAATTAGGGTTCACTTTGATGTTGTAGAATTCAGTGTAATTCCTCTGAAGTTGTGGAAACACGAATCCTAGAACATCTGGAATCCATCAAAGGAGAGAAAATCGTCTACGGATCGTGTCGATTGATTCATAAATGGCATTCTACAGCTCCAACTACTATGAGGCTGGTGATCTTGGTGAGTATAGTTTAACCCCTTATGCTGATATTCATGATCATCATGCTTCTCTAGATCAAGGACCAACATCTTATTATTATTCTAGCCATGAGCCCCCCACCCAAAACTCGTATTATTATTCTAGCCATCAGCCCCCCACCCAAAACTTGTTTCAGTATGATCCAACTCCATCTCAATATTATTATGCTTGTCAAAATTCTTACACAAAACCTCTATCCATCAATTACTACCCAAATGTTTATAACCCGAGTTATGATGCTGAAGTGACTCAGTTTATGATATCTTATTCCGTTTCTTCCAAGTTTAATGAGCTTGAATTTGAAGAGTATGATCCTACACCTTATGGTGGTGGATTTGATATTGTTCAAACTTACGGAAAGCCCCTTTCGCCTTCACTTGAAACTTGTTATCCTCGTTCTTCTGGGCCTGCTGCACTAAATCCCCCCTCTTTAGAAGGTGTCACTGATGGCTCTATCGTGCCGTTGAGTGGTAAGCAAGAACCTTCTCAGCAAGCACCAAAACCCATCAATGGAAGCCAACCGATGCAAGCGGTTGAAGAAGAGAAGCAGCAC
This genomic interval from Malus domestica chromosome 05, GDT2T_hap1 contains the following:
- the LOC103434642 gene encoding uncharacterized protein At5g39570, which produces MAFYSSNYYEAGDLGEYSLTPYADIHDHHASLDQGPTSYYYSSHEPPTQNSYYYSSHQPPTQNLFQYDPTPSQYYYACQNSYTKPLSINYYPNVYNPSYDAEVTQFMISYSVSSKFNELEFEEYDPTPYGGGFDIVQTYGKPLSPSLETCYPRSSGPAALNPPSLEGVTDGSIVPLSGKQEPSQQAPKPINGSQPMQAVEEEKQHQERREDQPSQVEESPNQVEESEEVVQGSYEHGQEVYNQVPSGYGLEAMDICESLFGYWPCLARDFKRGNGNGDSCYEFGSGEGRYGNPWKGTADYLFGSSNPYGEIRDEGSNYLQ